The Clupea harengus chromosome 6, Ch_v2.0.2, whole genome shotgun sequence genome contains a region encoding:
- the LOC105891114 gene encoding CD151 antigen-like — MGAYDEKKETCGTICLKYLLFTFNFLFWLAGGAVMAVGIWTVAEKSEYISLLSSRIYAVSAYILIVAGVIVMITGVLGCCATFKEQKGLLRMYFVLLMFIFLLEVLAGVLAYIYYQQLNAELKDNLRETMVQKYQQPNQDHITKAVDKLQQEFKCCGSNSSTDWSDSVWIRSSEAGGRLVPDSCCKTPTEDCGHRDHPSNIYKVEGGCITKLENFILDHLKIIGAVGIGIACVQIIGMIFTCCLYRSLKAEPY, encoded by the exons atgggGGCTTATGAtgagaagaaagaaacatgtgGGACAATCTGTCTAAAATACCTGCTCTTCACCTTCAATTTCCTTTTTTGG CTGGCCGGAGGTGCTGTAATGGCAGTAGGGATATGGACAGTAGCGGAGAAGAGTGAATACATCAGCCTGCTCTCCTCCAGGATCTATGCCGTCTCTGCCTACATTCTCATCGTAGCCGGAGTCATTGTCATGATCACAGGCGTGCTGGGGTGCTGTGCGACCTTCAAGGAACAGAAAGGGCTTCTGAGGATg tattttgttttgctgatgttCATTTTCCTGCTGGAAGTTCTTGCTGGAGTGTTGGCCTACATCTACTACCAACag TTGAATGCAGAGCTAAAGGATAACTTGAGAGAGACCATGGTCCAGAAATACCAACAACCAAACCAGGACCACATCACTAAGGCTGTGGACAAACTCCagcaggag TTCAAATGCTGTGGCAGCAACAGTTCCACTGACTGGAGTGACAGCGTGTGGATCCGCTCCAGTGAGGCCGGGGGACGGTTGGTGCCGGACAGCTGCTGCAAAACCCCCACTGAAGACTGTGGTCATAGAGACCACCCCTCAAATATCTATAAGGTGGAG GGTGGCTGTATAACCAAGCTGGAGAACTTTATTCTGGATCACCTAAAGATCATAGGTGCTGTCGGAATTGGCATTGCATGTGTACAA ATCATCGGTATGATATTTACATGCTGTCTGTACCGAAGTCTGAAGGCAGAGCCATACTGA